The DNA window GACTTTATTTCAGTCGCTTATTATCTTATATCTgaagtcaaattaaaatttccgtAGCCAATCTCTTTCTCGCAAACGAAAAAACATTTGAGGTTTTCGCAGCTGACGTCATTCAGACGTCCGTTGTAAAGCATGGCACCACATCTCTCATCTTCACCATCAATCTGATAGTTATCCCACACCGCGTATCCCGTTTTCTCCAAAGATTCCCCTGCGAAGGTAAACATTAACTGTtaacatcatcatctccctgtccCAAAGAGAATACCGATTATATCAAAGAGGTTATGTGTAAGGGGGTTTCATATATGAAGTACATGGACACTGCACATTAACACAGTGCGTAGCTAAAATGGCAGGGTCATCATGATCATCTCCATGTTCTGAATTATTTTGAGGCACAGGTTTCTATTACTTAATTATGCATGTCAAGACAAAAGTCAGACCAGCTCATTCAAATGAAAACTTCAACTACTTCTTACTATTTGCTTCAACActcaaagatttaaaaaaaaattcacctTCAATCGTTCTCCAGTCATTTTCAGTAGTATCATAATGGTATCCTAAATGTACATAAGGGCACAAGTACCATCCTCGCACCATTTCCTTTGGGGTATTGTTAGATATGTTGACCAGATAATTAGCTTCCTCCACGGTATTGATAATGGCTAATTTTGCTTGCTCGTCGTCGCACGCTCCAAGCGCGTCTCTCCAGTTCAATCGTTGCAAATgaaatttgtaacatttgtCCATATTAGCGTTGTACTTATAGTCTATAAAGGAAACttaagcttttaaaatattagaaccatgtttgtttaattaagtCATCATCAACATGCCCTTATACCTATGGAGGgttggcacagtatgtactactcctccatacatctctatcagccgtcatatttcaatttacacccttcttacttcttacttctTTCAAACCCTCCTCGAaactacttcataataatcgtttgtataattaagtatatctaattttatattatttaagttacttATTCTAGTCGTAGTTGTCCTTTTCTcggttgttttataaataatgagtATAATGACAAATGTTTGTATAACTGTTCCGTGGGTGGAATCGGCACTGCTTACCTTTGTCAGGTACATTGCAGTCTTTGTTCCACTCAATTGAGGCCGCTTTCTTCTTGCATACAAACGGTCGCTCTTCGGAACATTTGATGTCATTCAAAAAACCTTCCCGCGATAATGTGACGCAACTGTGTCTGCCATTGGCACCACTCGGTACCTTTCTGTACCACTCATTATACACGTTACGGATAGATTCTCCTAGAAAAATCgaagaattatatatttatttacgtaaacctaatttaattaataatttagggTACAATAATTCGCGTAGTTCTAAAAATTGATAGGAATCTTGCATTACGATATATATGTGAACCCTTAAAAGCAACCATCGCTCCCAAACATGGGTTTCTcgagtttttaaataagtataataatttactaatttggTCTAATTTGAATGACAATAAAGAACTCTTAAAAGTCGAGATTATTTTGCAAAGCTCACTATAAAATGCTTACCATCAACTGTCATGTATACTCCATTCGCTAGCCGCGTAGAAATACCAATAAACATGTATTGGAACCAGGGCTGAGTCTGGTTCAGATAGTGGATCACCTCGTGCACTTCGACTTCATCTTCAGGATAGAAAAGCGATGCACCTTCCATAATACATTTCCGCCTCGCACTCTCCCATTGCCTTGGTACTTGATGTGCTTTATAGAAACTATCTTTGTGTCCCAAATATTTGTAATCATTTCTAAAAAATTTGTCCTTCGATTTTTCTGCTGGAACTATATacaattgataaattaaaatctttgttacaTATTCATCAGAACTTTAAGTCCACTTCAGCATATACTAACTCCAACATTCTCATTAGTATATTATACATGCAAACTGACGTTACGGGTGCGGTATCACGCTACGTTGTTGGGATTATTGGGATTCTTCTGAGAGTTTTGCTGTTTAGAGTGAATGTCCTGCTCGCACGCGCtagtcgtggagttgcggaaaatgAAACCCATGCAACTATCACACTACGTCACTGTAACGTTCCTCGTCGAAGAAACTGTGACTTGTTGGTGGAAATAAGCCCTAAACATGAGTTCGCGACTTGTCCCTCTCTAAAACTAGTCACAGCCGAGTCCAGTCTAGTAGAGTctagattattaattattaagtatacaattttatgatataaatagtaaatacataCCACTACTATCTCTGTTAGTCACATCTAATCGTGGCTGACGTTTTGTGCAAATATATGGAAATTGGTGTGAACAATCGTCGTCGTTGTATGTGCCTTCAACTCTAAGCACCACGCACTCCTCGTGTCCTCCTGCGTTATTCGGCTCTCCTGCGCCCCACTTACCGTAAACTTCGCTCATATTTCTtccttcaaaatattaaaaatgcttgATTAGTTCCGAGGATAAGCAAAgtcttatattaaataaaatattatattatagtaaacttattattattttcctgTGTGTCAATTGTTTGTGACGTAGTCTTTGCAATTGCAACATGCATTTCAAGTGTCAATTCAAACGTCATACGAGTATGAtaagaacaatatttttccttgttttttttcagatggcaaatgagcaagcggccacatgaattcgccgaaatggcgaagcgaccgctgcccatagacattcgcaattgtagatgcgttgcctaccatCAATCGaagaaggaggagacgcacaaaaagagaatatttaaccttcctatgcatctcctcctccatcaaatccacctccacTTCCCACCCTTTCGTTTTAAGAtaaggggtgggaagggaaagaggactaaaattaggcctccggcaccacactcatcagacgaaacgccgaattacttccacttcacgtctgtattctgtgtggtcgtggtatttcaccgggcgaggcCAATTcatgcaactgatgttgttgttgctagcgtctaccactgttggcGTTTACATGTGTTACGATAGTGGAccgttatattatttaaatgagtaATTGTAAGTTGTGTAAAgagtaaaatgttaaacagAAAGATTTCAAAGCCTTTCCACTTCGAGTTAAGTTCGACCGTATACGTGGTCTAAACTAACTCCAACTGGCAAATAGCGAACAGAATAAACCCCGTTGTAATTAAAcaggaaaataaattgaaaaaggatataatttcttttgtttaggATTCAGGTCAACGGTGAACAGTGTTTTCAGTTATAATCATATatcaatctaatatataaaattctcgtgtcagagttttcgttcccgtactcctccgaaacggcttgaccgattctcatgaaattttgtgagcatattcagtaggtctgagaatcggccaacatctatttttcatacccctcccccatttttttaactgcgcgcggacggagtcgcgggcgacagctagtattattataatctcTAGATTTAGCTAAACATACTGAGAATCGGAACCTCCTGATCACTTTGAAAAAGGTCCTTGGAAATAAAAtctgtatattattaaaacatactaagacaaaaaaaaaaatctttaccaTCAATTGTCGTGTATacaccatttttttctttggaaGTGATACCAACAAATATGTGTTTTAATTCCATCTCGGTCATAAGCTTTTTAgctattattaattctttctCATTTTTCGGATAAAACAATTCCCATTCCTTTGAAGCGCACTTTTCCAATGCAGTTTGCCATTTCAAATGCggtgaatatattttgtatgtattattattatatctataaGATAAACTGTCTCGTccatctataaaaaaatatacaataagtGCCATTCCATGCATTCTCTGCATCGAACTTGCAACAGTCGAAGAATCGTTGTTGATCAGAATATCACActgactaaaattatttaaaagactttttttgtcaaaacaaagaaacaaattaatattacttcttactaatattataaatgcgaatgtttagatagatgtatgtttgtttgaatttatcttaggaacggctaaacgaatcttgatgaaatttagtacagatgtagaacatagtctggaagaacacataggctacttataaagtttattcttaattccgcgcggacggattcgcgggcgacagctagtataatataaacaaattatcataGTCATTAATtcacaaaacataataatcagaaagaaataaaattctccatacaaactttgattactttaaacatttgaagatGAATTAACAAATTTCCAAAAATCCCGAAATAGATAACCATGtatatattatgaaattaaaatttaagttcaaGAAATTAATGAATCTCGTTTCTTTTACTATAAAAGTATACTTACAACATGAcacaaaaatgaaaatcaacAAGTAGATACTtcgtaacattttaacaatgcATTGACTGCAATAAAACTAGCGAGTTTTGAACACAAATTATATCTCACAACTGTGtgcaaaacatatttatgtgactttaaatagatatttgaTAACGTACATCtacacaattaattaaattgaagtgTCTCTATGTtatatccaaaaaaaaaatatgtatttgagTTACTTTAACGAAAAacccatttttataattcctgTCTATCTATATGCAAAACCGCTTGACATTCGGATAATCTCCAAAGCGGCTGGATCGATTTTAACGGGTCTTggactggaaggtagctgatacaTGCGGGATTCACTaaggctgttttttttttaattttgcgttGACGATGTCGCGGTCAACCGCTAGTTAATacctacataatttttttcctgCTGTTGGTAATTCCCAACCAGATCTCctcttgtttatattatattatcacCCCTTAcgttctctttgaaaaaacagcgACAACAATAAGATAACCCGCCGAACTACTTATCATctacagtcagctgcataaatatagtggcagtaaagatatccaaatatataggaacacctaaagtgatcaattatataagtacaaccaaagtcgtcaaattaattgaagcatccactctgcacAAAAACATCGGAGCATACACATCGTcaaatatatgagtacattcaaagtgcccataattatataGTAACGTCAATAGCAGTAACGAAGCATccaaagtatgcaaaaatatcgtaacattagacgaaattgaactctatctctaatTCCTtgagatacactttgaaatatactacttttgttaaatttttttgacaCTTTGTATAGTCAAgattgactgccactatatttatgcagctgactgtacaatgCATGTGTTTACTAGATGATAAGCGACTTGGTTCGCGTTCAGGCAGTTTTTCAATCCACTTGATTTAACTTCTCGTTTACTTGCATCGAAAATAATACAGAGCCTCTCGGTGGGAACGTACAATAACTAACCTAACAACGAAAATAACGTTACATgtgtagttttattaaattttctatgaGTGCCTGGCtgaaaaaaatagcaaaatttttaaaacaaatcgtACCACTGCTGTTgcattcttttattttcttaaagtcCATCATAAACAAGCATattattgtatgtaatttttacgTTTGCATTGAATTCATGACACTTTAAATTAGGCAAAGGATACGTAGTAGGTATTTATATTACACATTAGGAGCTTGCTCGTAGCCTTTTATAACGAAACTTGAATTCTCATCCAAGATTTTCCAACTGTTTGTTGAAAGAAAAAGATTAGCCGAGGGAAAAATCGGAGCAGACGTTATTTCAACTCCGATAAAACAACGTACATTTCTCTATAGATAAACTATCGGAAtcctttttataaacaatacgagtttacttgtatttatttattggttaACAAACTATAGTTCGAAATATATGAAAGAGCCTTTGAAAGTCTGAATAACAGaggattttaataataaattactgtaATACTGGTGTAACTATCATTAAATAGAATTGTGCAGATAATTacgaattattatattatataataataattatagcaTAATAAATGGAAACTTTTTACAGTCGTTGACGTCGAGTAATAAAAGAAACGAGAAAATGATAATGTCGAGCGGAGTGTTGCTGCAAATCAGGACAAGCATTATCTCGACACGAACAACACCCACGTAATTTcctcaataaataaattgtttgcgAAAGATTTCTCGGTCTTATCCCAACTCTTTAATCACTTGTAAGCTGCAGGTCCTTGGTAcaaatcccgtcatgtaccaatgtgtttttcgattttcgatttacatatatatttactattatccgacattttaaaattcaaagatatgtgtcaAATCAACCAACCGGCTCCGAGTCCCTCAGTGAGGACGTATCTCAGAAGACAAGAACTAAATAAAgaccattatttattaaacagcATTCGTTAATCGATTTTTCTAATTTCCTTAAAAGTAGGCCTTTAACAATGGATTAATGATGTTCAGTAAGCAGGCAGGATTTTAATTTGCACAGTTTAAACATTCACAAAAGTATAGTagtgtgttaaataaaaaaatattaacacttcagtcttctttaataaataaaacgtacaCTAAATATTGTACTGAATCTGACAATCAACTATAGTACTGTAGTAATTCTGAAGGTGACTTATCCTTAAGGTATTCGTCTACTAAAGGAACAATGTGATTCCAAAGAGCTTCGACTATAGTCGTTTGATATCCAGCGAGGATTTCAACGCCCTCATTATTCAGAATATCGTTGATCGGCCAAGAACTATTCTCCAAATAAGCctgaaacaaacattaaattactatCGAAATGTAGATTGAAAAATAGTATATAACATGTTTcagcaaaaaacaaaatttctactttaaacattttaaaggcAAGAAAGGTACATTTAAAAGTGAACCTTAGTCTAATGTCTTAAGTATCATTATTACTTACATCAACTTTTTGGAGGctgtaatttagtaaaaaattatgtatgtttgtaccatttttattatttgtaccaAAACTAACGCTAGCCGTTATAACAGTTTCACGGAATATTAATctgaaaatgaatataaaattaataatctattCCTTTATGTTAttagtttgatttaatttagatttcttaatttatttcacataCTGTATTTTTCCAGATCCTTTGAGTGGGTATATGTAATACGCTCTGCCTTTCAGTTTATATGTATCTGAAAAGTAATCGTACAATTTTGAATCGAATCGAATTCACGGTGAGTTGcggagaccaaaatccccgtttaaaacgtattgttatttctgttttgtcaaagattatgTGACAGGGATGTTGATATATCTTTTGCAAaaattttgatctcagaaaccaacgatcaGGAGAGTAATGTTTTTCTCTTGTAAGTTAGCCTGTTTTTATGTAGTAAATGTCAAATCTATTGTGACATTCTGTATCGTAAACGACTGAATCGAAACGAATGAAGTTTTATTCGATTAGAATTCTttccttaatttaatattctttctGCTATAGATGTAAAGTCAGTTGAGTTTTCTattgttaagtaaataaaaaaaacttaccagAAAAAAGTGTTAATATTGGAAATCTTAACGATAAAGATACTTCCAAGGAATTTTCTAAAgcagaaatattttgaattataaaacgaTCGAGGCCATTCAGAATCATTTCGCCGATAGAATAATTCAATCTGTAAAAGAATTCAGAATCGATATTTCATTACCAATATTTAggctataaaatgaaaaatagttcCTGAGAAAACTGTTCACCATATTCtttaaaacttgaaaaagCTTGTTAGCTTTATTTCCTTTTCCTTCGcgtccaattaaaaaaaaaattgtacaatctATTGTCATACTTGTACTCTTTCAATCTGATCAGTACAAGTATGACAATAGACTGTACTAATATCTGATCTATATATGATGATAGTGACTGACATCAATGTCTATCTCAGTTACTCTAAACTCTAACTCTATtgaaatcaaatcttttctaaGATCCGTTCAGGAGTTCTGGACTTACGTGgtaattttttgcatttatgtaatattagtaaaacggtatcatattttttataaaattacaatttaccGTATTCCTTTTCCTTCATAGTAGTATTCTACTGGCGGTATTGTGACAGCTGACAAGGATTGAATGGGGAATGAATCTTGCTGGTGGCCTGACGCTTGCCACTTTatcaagaaatttaatatgttcttTTCTAACGCATTCTTAGCTGAAATcagaaaatgtacaaaaacacattaatCCAAACATCTATAcgttttaatgatattaaaagaataacaTATCAGCAGTAGGCACGTAGTTAAAAGCTGAATTAAGATTTAGTTAAGGTTAAAGTCGTGGTTTATTTTAtgggtttaaaatatttcgtgttgtaaaaaacaactaaatatttaatttgtaagtcATTCTAACCTCCgtgacttttttttacttttggaGACTTTTAGTCTAATTCTTTTGATGTTTTAGTAAccaagaaattataattttactacgCTTTTATGAACCTTCTCTGTTAAATGAATACAAATCAATGAAACATGATATTTTAAGAAGTAATAATTTTCGAAATTCGAACAAAAggctattattttttctacatttaatGGCCAgtatataacaaaagaaaaatataaattctatgtaattttaaattttatcatttgtaCATTTCTGTTAACTTCGCCTTAACAAGTACATATTTAACTAGGCTTTACAATAATCTTGCCCTGACACTAATCTCAACAGCAATTACCATTACCTTGACTTGgttcttatttctatttaataagaTACAAAAGTATGGCGTGTGATTCTATAcggaatataattttgatttatttatttcagtaattCTAACTTAGTTTTTGCTCattaattattagaaataaaactttctattggtaatttttaaataagttcagTAGTTATTgagtttatttgtaatttttaaataataaaaactctaTGGTAAATTTCTATATCTGTTGCCGTCAACTCCGTTGTTTATTTTCTCTCAACAaacattatgttatatttaatccTTCGTATTGTTATCTAATATGTAGGCTTgtgcaaatatttttgcaaGAACATATCATGttatcattcatttatttgcTTGGTATTTCCAAATTCGTTGTACAAAGGATTTGGAAAAAACAAGCAAATGTAATTCGCACGTATGATTGTGCCAATTTAGTTGCACCAATTATATGAATAAGCCGGATTCCGAGAAGTGTCACTTGTTATACGAAATTATAACCGTAGAACTTCACTGGACACTTACTTATTATTTGTAGAAATGTACATTGGTAATCTTAGAATTTAACAGTGTCctacaaaactatataaatagtttGACTGTGTGGTTTGGGATCGTAATCGATCCCAAACCACACATTTATCATTAgataaattgaattacaataggtaatagaaaatacaattttaatgaatgaatgGTATGAAGTAATGGTGAAgaatctattaaatatttcttaagattttttttaagtttccaTTTGGTTGTTACATCTCTAATGTATACTACTTGTTGACTACTACTACATATTGACAtccctttcattttctttcataaaaaagGAGACGACATGTGACAATATAGAAGTGTCACTGCACTCAATATggaaacaattttatgtttttcctTTTCcctctaaaaaaataatacatataaaacaataacgaAGCATGtgattaagtaattaaataaaaacaatatcttattaaaggcatatttaaatagttacgCATTTTCACTAGATTCAGACTCatcatcaaattaaaaaaaattagcccAAGTCGTTTCGTAATTATTCCAGACAGTCAAAAGGGATGAATAAGACGAGGACTAGtagttttttaaactataaattctGGTTTTGTGTGTAACCGTCCTATAACTTCGGTTTACAGTATACAACACAAAATAGGTCAGtctatttgaaattaaaggtAATTAGGTTCCCTACAATTATGTAgagttgaataataaaaattacttacgtATAACTTGTCCATTTGTcgcaaaaacaaacaaaaataaaataaaaggaagTCGACACATTACGAATGCAAGAATACAACGAGCTGCCTCGACAGACTGAATCGTATCATTGGCCCCGTACCACGCTTATATACCCTAATTAtttgctttaatattaaactgaattaaaattaataatttcacaattttcCTTTTGATAAATTCTTCAATAACGcgtttaaaatttcttaataatagtaaccaaaaattaaattattttattaaaaaattacaaaagctGATAAAAATATGGAAGTTGGATCACATTTTCGGCGAATTCTATATGTATATCATTGTAAACGATCGAATTCAAcgttaaattaacttaattatataattaatgaaataaaaatgtatcctATAAGCTTGTCATACTCATATGTCCTAATCAGAGGGTCTATCAAGAATATTTGCGATATGCGTTTTCGTAttcatcgacaaaatatgttaaaacttgAATCACATTTTTCGTTGTACTTTATACCAGATAGAGCGCTGTACAaatgtaatacaatatttttgatgaCGTTACGAATACTTTCTCACGACTTTTCCTTCTAAATAACCTGATTACATATAACTCAAgatataactcaagaacggctgaattgatttgactgaaaattggttggcaggtagcttagaaccaggaaacggacataggataatttttaccccgttttctattttttattccgcgcggacggagtcgcgggtaaaagctagttaaatataaaaacaatagactTGTGTTATAAACAGATGTTAATCTTATTATCTGTATTGGTTACAGGTGATAAGATAAATTACATGGAGCACTAACAGAATTTGCTAATGAACTTAACCATtcgtgttaaaaaaaaacaagcccTTGTAGGATTGTTTTGAATAATAGCTTGTAAGAAACATCGAAAGATAAAAACTCATTCTTGTTTTATAGCtaaaatagacattttattttttcattttttaaatagtaaaaagtttGGAAATTGACAATTTTGACAGTTAATTCTGTACCAGCGATTGTGCGCCATCTACCGGGTTAAAAAGTCAAAATGTTGCCTCAttgaaaacattaatgaatGTTCAGATATCGCGGTCgcaatctttattaaattactcaCGAATTCAGTTAAATTCACTTAAACGCAATCAAAGCGACCGTGACATGAGACAAAGACGTTTTAACGTTCATTCTTCTAATCTTCAcataaaatgataaacaaaACGAAAACTCGAAAGATATATAACAAACCTTGgtacaaatacataaataatacgtgatgttttattatttaatgtttaaatataaacacataAAAGCACATGTCAAGGTTATAGACAACTAATACTATTAAGTATCCATCATTGTAAAGCAGtcctatataaaaacaaataaaagtagCTATGGTTTTCTTTCCATGACaaaggtattttataaaaaaaaatcatacacgGATAAATCCATAGGAAGATAACCGGTACCAGATCAGTATTAAAGGATTTAAACTTATGGCCCGAGCCACTATAAGCGCAAGTGTTCTCAGAACACGGAGTTCCGCTTGTTCCCCTTTGTCTCGCCGAACTAAAATTTTTCACATCGTTTCATAGCAAATTGTGAACAGCCATTAAGTGCTAGCACTAAGATGTGATACGCGTGGCATGTCTAGTAAAGACGTCATCAGCTCTGACCATCCCCACCATCGTCTTAACTTTGCTCTTTTaactatttcattaaataaattaaaataacccAACGCTT is part of the Papilio machaon chromosome 4, ilPapMach1.1, whole genome shotgun sequence genome and encodes:
- the LOC106720679 gene encoding macrophage mannose receptor 1, which gives rise to MLRSIYLLIFIFVSCYGRDSLSYRYNNNTYKIYSPHLKWQTALEKCASKEWELFYPKNEKELIIAKKLMTEMELKHIFVGITSKEKNGVYTTIDGRNMSEVYGKWGAGEPNNAGGHEECVVLRVEGTYNDDDCSHQFPYICTKRQPRLDVTNRDSSVPAEKSKDKFFRNDYKYLGHKDSFYKAHQVPRQWESARRKCIMEGASLFYPEDEVEVHEVIHYLNQTQPWFQYMFIGISTRLANGVYMTVDGESIRNVYNEWYRKVPSGANGRHSCVTLSREGFLNDIKCSEERPFVCKKKAASIEWNKDCNVPDKDYKYNANMDKCYKFHLQRLNWRDALGACDDEQAKLAIINTVEEANYLVNISNNTPKEMVRGWYLCPYVHLGYHYDTTENDWRTIEGESLEKTGYAVWDNYQIDGEDERCGAMLYNGRLNDVSCENLKCFFVCEKEIGYGNFNLTSDIR
- the LOC106720711 gene encoding uncharacterized protein LOC106720711; translated protein: FLISAKNALEKNILNFLIKWQASGHQQDSFPIQSLSAVTIPPVEYYYEGKGIRLNYSIGEMILNGLDRFIIQNISALENSLEVSLSLRFPILTLFSDTYKLKGRAYYIYPLKGSGKIQLIFRETVITASVSFGTNNKNGTNIHNFLLNYSLQKVDAYLENSSWPINDILNNEGVEILAGYQTTIVEALWNHIVPLVDEYLKDKSPSELLQYYS